The Mercurialis annua linkage group LG7, ddMerAnnu1.2, whole genome shotgun sequence genome includes the window tgtaattttttagtgaatttataataactaaatatgtttatattttttttcatttgtattAACTGCACATATAAATGTACATCATGTTTCCAACAATTCTAGTAGTTTTTAAGTAGTTCAGTAGTAGCTTATTAATAGTTTGTTAGTAGCTTTTCAGTAACTTGTAAGTActtttaaggcttaatcaccaaaaaataccaaatatatacgttttgtgtcaattatagccaaatctttaaaaatcaccagattttgccaaaccttatatgttatgtttatttcttagccatttttgaatcgaaccggtttttctgacaccgtgtcgtccacgtcactgccaactaagcaattggctggcatgtcagctgaaatatttaaataaggtttggctataactgacacaaaatgcataggtttggtattttttgatgaataaaactaattttaaaattaaataattaaatgattaattatattataataaaatttatatatatttaaaaaataatatttttatttaaagctaattaaaattaatttatttttactaaatttaaataattataataatttgttttacatatttgagagatatataattaatttaaattctaataaaaataaaaaatgtcatattcatcttaaaatttattttttttaaattccagtcgtcggttctttgacacTGCCGCtgtttgagacccaattgttcgtcttccgacgaacaatctgagagtaatatacatgatggagtctgccttctgaaccggtgagcgaacctgcaaaacagggtagaagctaaccggacggtggttgtccgattaactctccgatgctaaagtcagtttagagctttgagcagcgttttgagtatatgaatgtaattgtcattctaggcatacctcgtgctccttttatagtagtcgaatatacctagtagagttgtattaggtaggtgaatcctactttgtagggattcggccgtatcttaaggattctcctgatttgtcgagatctaccttaatctgataagagtcctatttaggaacgtcttcctaaatagtcttatcttcctaaagtagagcttatccttccatatgtagtgtttgtgtccaaataggacaaggtttccatatttagtcgtttatccgaatcccggacctgacgcgctcttggcggatcatgtgggattcggtctttattagtgtattaccgaatcttagagattcggtatctccttcatatctttccgtcttcagggggagtccggtgtcgcctgagagtggatctcctgcaactcggctccattatacttacagtaggattcggtatccatcattagcccccccgcaagtgagctgaagtagtttggcatttatgccttagtggattttagctcttttggagctgagttcttttatgcgggcgagtcgctttgcattccgggcgagtcgtttcatatgtttgtgggtgacgtttcttctttagtaagattctgtgttgccacgtgtcggcatttaatgatttaaacggttaatgattcaaaagcgttttgtatttaatctcttcgcatttcttcttttccctcttactttgcttttcgaatttactctcatttcttgtagctatttccttttcgttcttcgtttgattgtttgattcttcgtgacttgttttctccagatttttcaggtatgttttctttcgtcgtttggatgttaatatggctttcttctttgtatattCTCCATGctttatattctggaaatttcttctgtacttgttgttctttgatgtgttcttcaacgtgttcttcaatatattttttgtttgatccttattttgtgtttatgtttgtgattccctgttctaggatgcctcttagtcgagttgAAGATGCttgcgctgctatggcttttacccgatcgaagcttcgtagggatgaagtcttagatatctattttaagtatagttttccttttgattatagggtaatattacccggtgccgatatggctgcgtctGACTCTCCcggatcttcttgtagggcggttctttttgaagagcaatttgctgctggtcttaggtttcctttggatccctttttagtagaagtgtgtagggatttaaaggttgctctagggcaactttaccctggtacgattagagtagtgctcgccttttcggaggcatgtaggctccggggctgtgccccttctctcaaagtgttatatcattttgtagactttaggaagtgtgatggttgcttcgttttcgcccttggtagagaagggcgatctcgtatttatcttccttgcctaaccagtcgctggcgaaggcgcttctttattgtctatcataaatttgcttttcttcatttttcggatggtttttcttctcatccagttcggagctattcttctcctttaagtttatccgagtcaaagCTTGCTTTTGACATATCTTCCTGTAGTATTGTGTCGCGTCCCATTTTAGATGTcttggttaatagtcatcttcggagtcgatggtttcctttggaggatcctcctcgaggcttggcggatctttgctactcttttgttcaaggtatattaatttgcttaagttctttttaatgtttcttttgtaggatgtcttcttcttctgacgatttcctttccggatttcaagtagatttggacgttccgatgggtggtcctgacgttcctatcgccgacgttattcctggcgacattgTCGTGGATGGGGCTCCTGTTGATATCCCCCTAGCTCCCGCCGAGGTAGCGTTGCCTGAGGTTATTGTTataaatgatgatgatggtgatgactcGGCTGTTCCAGTCGGCGACGAGGCGATTCCGTCACTACTcccccctctagcatcatctatcgtttcggggggagttgggggtgtggcctcagaggggcctgttgttgctgattcgggggagatttctctaggtcgagacccggattctccgtctagaaaAAGACGTCGAGTTGTCGATGATTCTCCTAcgagggagagttttcctggaagctcttcttctgctccagacttggttcaatgggtcgaaggtcaggatcctgccagtttgctgaatccgagagtgctagcggaatatatccggactttggcgattcctgatgatgtcacgtggttctgtggtaggccgggtcaggagctttccgatctggcttgttttcatggtttctctgtaagtgctttctttcttgagtataatatgttttttgtattcagttgctttcttatttgtttatttctggtgtgtaggcccttcaatctgttctggtattgaacgaccgccgacagtgtgccgaggaggaggtcgagcgtctgtctgctcttttggcgacttccgagtctgaaagggcgaaattgaaggcctctttggaagagcatgattcccttctggcgcagctcaaggcgcaggatgcgattaatgatcgccaagtgaaagtgattgagaaaaagaccgatgacttgactcaagagatcgaggagctcattcggatcaattcccttgttggtggggagagggatagTCTTAGAAcggaggttgaaggtcttcacatccgtctg containing:
- the LOC126654465 gene encoding uncharacterized protein LOC126654465, with translation MFSFVVWMLIWLSSLYILHALYSGNFFCTCCSLMCSSTCSSIYFLFDPYFVFMFVIPCSRMPLSRVEDACAAMAFTRSKLRRDEVLDIYFKYSFPFDYRVILPGADMAASDSPGSSCRAVLFEEQFAAGLRFPLDPFLVEVCRDLKVALGQLYPGTIRVVLAFSEACRLRGCAPSLKVLYHFVDFRKCDGCFVFALGREGRSRIYLPCLTSRWRRRFFIVYHKFAFLHFSDGFSSHPVRSYSSPLSLSESKLAFDISSCSIVSRPILDVLVNSHLRSRWFPLEDPPRGLADLCYSFVQDLDVPMGGPDVPIADVIPGDIVVDGAPVDIPLAPAEVALPEVIVINDDDGDDSAVPVGDEAIPSLLPPLASSIVSGGVGGVASEGPVVADSGEISLGRDPDSPSRKRRRVVDDSPTRESFPGSSSSAPDLVQWVEGQDPASLLNPRVLAEYIRTLAIPDDVTWFCGRPGQELSDLACFHGFSALQSVLVLNDRRQCAEEEVERLSALLATSESERAKLKASLEEHDSLLAQLKAQDAINDRQVKVIEKKTDDLTQEIEELIRINSLVGGERDSLRTEVEGLHIRLLDTKAFYSALISEYRLAIGKKLLEQNPNIDLSGVNGLDPQAIARDLLVKISKDRV